One genomic region from Streptomyces sp. NBC_01431 encodes:
- a CDS encoding RICIN domain-containing protein, translating into MLAVLLASLGATALPGTAAHAADTGVTVDFATAGGAPTYRASGMIYGMSPDGSLPQDHFFTDIKWHFMRAGGAQLNRGGYATSLAEYRTRWNATLAQYKRTAALGGTFVLLPHDLWGADSTTTVGWPGDNGDWTQFDNFVTQLIGDIKANNMTVEWDLWNEPDGKGFWGASQSQYLQMWSRFYARVRAAFPGQLIVGPSLASQPNSSSSWWNAFLNHAKANNVAPDIWSWHDEPGDPVTDVGRANATLAAAGLPHTRPYQINEYATSSMQNPGGGAWFIGRLERAGADGLRGNWASGTNLHDDAAGLLTKNSAGQYLPLGEWFMYRYYGSQTGNIVNLVPGSGTDGLATKDIAAKNAKVLLGSNGNTGNVTVNLTGLGTTSVVEGGKVRAVVQRIPYNNGAAVTGPETISDTTLSVSNNAASVTLPWTNAKDGYTITLLPPSNTTTSTVAVSENSGQCLDDTNLSTTDGTQYQQYNCEGGYQQMLDLKPVSGRTNTYTVVNEHSGMCLDVSGASTANGAAVIQYTCNGATNQQFTLNSVTALGNSKDYQLVAAHSGKCVDVSNISTTAGAPVHQWTCDPASALGTKKNQIWRLQGIG; encoded by the coding sequence GTGCTCGCCGTCCTCCTCGCCTCACTCGGCGCCACCGCCCTGCCCGGCACCGCCGCGCACGCGGCCGACACCGGCGTCACCGTGGACTTCGCCACCGCCGGAGGCGCCCCCACCTACCGTGCCTCGGGCATGATTTACGGGATGTCCCCCGACGGCTCACTGCCGCAGGACCATTTCTTCACGGACATCAAGTGGCACTTCATGCGAGCCGGCGGCGCCCAGCTCAACCGTGGCGGCTACGCCACCAGCCTGGCCGAGTACCGGACCCGCTGGAACGCGACTCTGGCCCAGTACAAGCGCACCGCAGCACTCGGCGGGACCTTCGTGCTGCTGCCGCACGACCTGTGGGGCGCCGACAGCACCACCACGGTGGGCTGGCCCGGCGACAACGGCGACTGGACGCAGTTCGACAACTTCGTCACCCAGCTCATAGGCGACATCAAGGCCAACAACATGACCGTCGAGTGGGACCTGTGGAACGAACCCGACGGCAAGGGCTTCTGGGGCGCTTCGCAGAGCCAGTACCTGCAAATGTGGTCCCGGTTCTACGCCCGCGTGCGGGCCGCGTTCCCGGGCCAGCTCATCGTCGGCCCCAGCCTCGCGAGCCAGCCCAACTCCTCCAGCAGTTGGTGGAACGCCTTCCTCAACCACGCCAAAGCCAACAACGTGGCTCCCGACATCTGGAGCTGGCACGACGAGCCGGGTGACCCCGTCACCGACGTGGGCCGCGCCAACGCCACCCTCGCCGCCGCGGGCCTGCCCCACACCCGCCCGTACCAGATCAACGAGTACGCCACCTCATCCATGCAGAACCCCGGTGGCGGCGCCTGGTTCATCGGCCGCCTGGAGCGGGCCGGCGCCGACGGGCTGCGCGGCAACTGGGCGTCGGGCACCAACCTGCACGACGACGCGGCCGGCCTGCTCACCAAGAACAGCGCGGGTCAGTACCTGCCACTCGGCGAGTGGTTCATGTACCGCTACTACGGCTCGCAGACCGGCAACATCGTCAACCTCGTCCCCGGCTCCGGCACCGACGGCCTGGCCACCAAGGACATCGCCGCCAAGAACGCCAAGGTGCTGCTCGGCAGCAACGGCAACACCGGCAACGTCACCGTCAACCTCACCGGTCTGGGCACCACCTCGGTCGTGGAGGGGGGCAAGGTACGCGCCGTCGTCCAGCGCATCCCCTACAACAACGGCGCCGCGGTGACAGGCCCGGAGACCATCTCCGACACCACTCTGAGCGTCAGCAACAACGCGGCCTCGGTGACCCTCCCCTGGACCAACGCCAAGGACGGCTACACCATCACCCTGCTCCCGCCGTCCAACACCACCACCTCCACCGTGGCGGTCAGCGAGAACAGCGGCCAGTGCCTGGACGACACCAATCTCAGCACCACCGACGGCACCCAGTACCAGCAGTACAACTGCGAGGGCGGCTACCAGCAGATGCTGGACCTCAAGCCGGTGAGCGGCCGGACCAACACCTACACCGTCGTCAACGAACACAGCGGCATGTGCCTCGACGTCTCCGGCGCCTCCACCGCCAACGGAGCCGCCGTCATCCAGTACACCTGCAACGGCGCCACCAACCAGCAGTTCACCCTCAACTCCGTCACAGCTCTCGGCAACAGCAAGGACTACCAACTCGTCGCAGCCCACAGCGGCAAGTGCGTCGACGTCAGCAACATCTCGACCACGGCCGGCGCGCCCGTCCACCAGTGGACCTGTGACCCGGCGAGCGCCCTCGGCACCAAGAAGAACCAGATCTGGCGGCTGCAAGGCATCGGCTGA
- a CDS encoding glycoside hydrolase has protein sequence MDTTTAKSSLARPARRSGRRSLLVLAVATALAAGLTPAATAGSTDQAGVRIHHGQVELPVSGGTATIDPATLRIDARADDGRTLRMSDPAADAPGTPANLTASGTTARWSYPGRGLKAEARAEHGRLLVSITADRDEALAWPVTGTDPAASALQLPRGEGLSLPVTDPFWNSSRAQLVGTQEDVASQLSLPMWGYSFGGRGVSYLAPTDIGTSLAYTSRGGHLTTTAKHAFSGGDGTRGYTVAFSLTDGSPIAPAVDYRHWLAEHGQLGSLSEKIRKNPETGRLLGAFHAYAWGDDRTAAGIARLKAMGVSRLWLGYDADDAPMKSQDVAAAQRAGYLVGPYDSFANGRDKGPDTPPNSVWPKGVYPSFCVRRADGTVQPGFHKQGCYLSSQAFEQAEPGRHYLADRTRSLVANGAASYFLDVDAAGELFRDHDAAHPMTMAQDRANRLARMRRLTDGSDDARHAPLVLGSEAAGAWANQVLAFDHGSATPVDGRLWPMETGHFDTASDQPKDDPAWGGYTPEAAADTFFKPVRVSDFKPEHRAAVADALKAMYDPAYRVPLYEAALHGSLVNVERWELPFGKLPEQKTTRALLAMLYNTPLNFVLSGKDKHDAQNVRELAALQKYFAPLHQAAGTQELTSYRRLTADGTVQRTVFGNGTLTVTANFSAAAHDGLPGGCVDATLKGGKPRRLCPATVVS, from the coding sequence ATGGACACCACTACGGCGAAGTCATCCCTCGCGCGCCCGGCCCGCCGAAGCGGCCGGCGCTCCCTTCTCGTTCTTGCCGTCGCCACCGCTCTCGCCGCCGGGCTCACGCCCGCCGCGACCGCGGGCAGCACGGACCAGGCCGGGGTCCGGATCCACCACGGGCAGGTCGAACTCCCGGTGAGCGGCGGCACGGCCACGATCGACCCCGCGACCCTGCGGATCGACGCCCGCGCCGACGACGGGCGCACCCTGCGCATGTCGGACCCGGCAGCCGACGCCCCTGGTACGCCCGCGAACCTCACCGCATCGGGCACCACCGCCCGGTGGTCGTACCCCGGCCGGGGCCTCAAGGCCGAGGCCCGTGCCGAGCACGGCAGGCTGCTCGTCTCAATCACCGCCGACCGGGACGAAGCCCTGGCGTGGCCGGTCACCGGCACCGACCCCGCCGCCTCCGCCCTCCAACTCCCGCGCGGCGAAGGCCTGTCGCTCCCGGTCACCGATCCGTTCTGGAACTCCTCGCGCGCCCAACTCGTCGGCACGCAGGAGGACGTGGCCTCGCAGCTCTCCCTCCCGATGTGGGGGTACTCGTTCGGCGGGCGGGGCGTCAGTTACCTCGCCCCGACCGACATCGGCACCTCGCTCGCGTACACCTCCCGGGGCGGGCACCTGACCACCACGGCCAAACACGCGTTCTCCGGCGGCGACGGAACCCGCGGCTACACCGTCGCGTTCTCGCTCACCGACGGATCACCCATCGCACCCGCCGTCGACTACCGGCACTGGCTCGCGGAGCACGGGCAGCTCGGCAGCCTCAGCGAGAAGATCAGGAAGAACCCGGAGACGGGCCGGTTGCTCGGCGCTTTCCACGCCTACGCCTGGGGCGACGACCGCACGGCGGCGGGCATCGCGCGGCTGAAGGCGATGGGCGTCTCGCGGCTGTGGCTCGGTTACGACGCCGACGACGCGCCCATGAAGAGCCAGGACGTCGCGGCCGCGCAGCGGGCGGGGTACCTGGTGGGCCCGTACGACTCGTTCGCCAACGGGCGCGACAAGGGCCCGGACACTCCCCCGAACTCCGTGTGGCCCAAGGGCGTGTACCCGTCGTTCTGTGTCCGCCGGGCGGACGGCACCGTGCAGCCCGGCTTCCACAAACAGGGCTGCTATCTCAGCTCGCAGGCGTTCGAGCAGGCCGAACCCGGCCGCCATTACCTCGCCGACCGCACGCGCTCGCTGGTCGCCAACGGCGCCGCCAGTTACTTCCTCGACGTGGACGCGGCGGGCGAGCTGTTCCGCGACCACGACGCCGCGCACCCGATGACGATGGCCCAGGACCGCGCCAACCGCCTGGCGCGGATGCGAAGGCTCACGGACGGCTCGGACGACGCGCGGCACGCCCCGCTCGTCCTGGGTTCGGAGGCGGCCGGGGCCTGGGCCAACCAGGTACTGGCCTTCGACCACGGGTCGGCCACCCCGGTGGACGGCAGGCTGTGGCCCATGGAGACCGGGCACTTCGACACCGCCTCCGACCAGCCCAAGGACGACCCGGCTTGGGGCGGCTACACCCCCGAGGCCGCTGCCGACACGTTCTTCAAGCCGGTGCGGGTGAGCGACTTCAAGCCGGAACACCGGGCTGCGGTGGCCGACGCCCTCAAGGCGATGTACGACCCGGCCTACCGCGTGCCGTTGTACGAGGCCGCGCTGCACGGCTCGCTGGTCAACGTGGAGCGCTGGGAGCTGCCCTTCGGCAAGCTGCCCGAGCAGAAGACGACGCGGGCGCTGCTCGCGATGCTCTACAACACGCCGCTGAACTTCGTGCTCAGCGGCAAGGACAAGCACGACGCGCAGAACGTGCGCGAACTGGCCGCGCTTCAGAAATACTTCGCTCCGCTTCATCAGGCGGCCGGTACCCAGGAGTTGACGTCCTACCGTCGGCTGACGGCGGACGGCACGGTGCAGCGGACCGTCTTCGGCAACGGCACCCTGACCGTCACCGCCAACTTCTCCGCCGCGGCCCACGACGGCCTTCCGGGCGGCTGCGTGGACGCGACACTCAAGGGCGGCAAGCCGCGGCGCCTGTGCCCGGCGACGGTGGTGTCGTAG
- a CDS encoding adenosine deaminase — translation MRKRYGARWPVLAALTALAVAAGALPAAATAPGPVEFNGEQAQVQAYLTRIANSPAELGNFMKELPKGGDLHHHLGGAVRAESLINYAARDRKCIDATTYVVVPGPQPCAAGQRPAQDALPPGPFRRHTVQAWSMRGFVLPPDGDPQPGHDHFFATFGKFEEAETGHDADMLAEVTQAAAREHTGYLETLVTPSSGALNQVVDGIHLKDPGPAGLARFHARLTADPRFQALVQRTAAENDAAVRDSRKLLGCDNRPAPRACQVGVRFDYQVLRAQDPRYVFAEQILGFELVRRRLGRMVGVNMVQPEDDPIALRDYTLHMKMVGYLKSRSPSVRVSLHAGELAEGLHGVGGRDLTFHINEAVDIAGADRIGHGVDLAHETDPAALTERMRRRHVLVEAPLVSNAQILRVQGDRHPLRTYLDAGVPVALATDDPGVSRSDLTAVFQQAVTEQHVTIRQLRTMVRASLDHSFIEGPGLWQEQDRYDTFARPCRDDTPDADRPPGADCQAFLDASPKAALQWQLESDWRDFENRYAQR, via the coding sequence ATGCGCAAGAGGTACGGAGCCCGGTGGCCGGTGTTGGCCGCTCTGACGGCGCTGGCGGTGGCCGCGGGGGCGCTTCCCGCAGCCGCCACCGCGCCGGGACCAGTTGAATTTAACGGTGAACAGGCGCAAGTGCAGGCGTACTTGACCCGCATCGCCAACTCACCCGCCGAACTCGGGAACTTCATGAAGGAGTTGCCCAAGGGCGGCGACCTGCACCACCATCTGGGTGGCGCGGTGCGGGCCGAGTCGCTCATCAACTACGCGGCACGGGACCGCAAGTGCATCGACGCCACCACCTACGTCGTGGTGCCGGGGCCCCAGCCCTGCGCGGCCGGACAGCGTCCGGCACAGGACGCGCTACCGCCGGGCCCCTTCCGGCGGCACACTGTCCAGGCGTGGTCGATGCGGGGATTCGTCCTGCCCCCCGACGGTGACCCGCAGCCCGGACACGACCACTTCTTCGCCACGTTCGGCAAGTTCGAGGAGGCCGAGACCGGTCACGACGCGGACATGCTCGCAGAGGTGACGCAGGCCGCGGCCAGGGAACACACCGGCTACCTGGAGACCTTGGTCACGCCATCGTCGGGCGCCCTCAACCAGGTGGTCGACGGCATCCACCTCAAGGATCCGGGGCCGGCCGGTCTCGCGCGGTTCCACGCCCGGCTGACGGCCGATCCGCGGTTCCAGGCCCTGGTCCAGCGGACCGCGGCCGAAAACGACGCAGCCGTCCGCGACTCCCGCAAGCTCCTCGGCTGCGACAACCGCCCCGCCCCGCGGGCCTGTCAGGTCGGCGTCCGCTTCGACTACCAGGTGCTGCGCGCCCAGGATCCCCGCTATGTCTTCGCCGAGCAGATCCTGGGCTTCGAGCTCGTACGACGGCGGCTCGGCCGGATGGTCGGGGTGAACATGGTCCAGCCCGAGGACGACCCCATCGCGCTGCGCGACTACACCCTGCACATGAAGATGGTCGGATACCTCAAGTCCCGCTCCCCTTCGGTGCGGGTCAGCCTGCACGCGGGCGAACTCGCCGAAGGCCTCCACGGGGTCGGCGGCCGTGACCTGACGTTCCACATCAACGAAGCCGTCGACATCGCAGGCGCCGACCGGATCGGGCACGGAGTCGACCTCGCCCATGAGACGGACCCGGCGGCACTGACCGAGCGGATGCGCCGCCGCCACGTGCTGGTCGAAGCCCCGCTGGTCAGCAACGCCCAAATCCTGCGCGTCCAGGGCGACCGCCACCCGCTGCGGACCTACCTCGACGCCGGTGTGCCCGTCGCCCTGGCCACCGACGACCCGGGCGTCAGCCGGTCCGACCTCACCGCTGTATTCCAACAGGCGGTAACGGAACAACATGTGACGATTCGTCAGCTCAGGACCATGGTGCGCGCCTCGCTGGACCACTCCTTCATCGAAGGCCCCGGCCTGTGGCAGGAACAGGACCGCTACGACACCTTCGCCCGGCCGTGCCGCGACGACACCCCGGACGCGGACCGACCGCCCGGCGCCGACTGCCAGGCGTTCCTGGACGCCAGCCCCAAGGCCGCCCTCCAGTGGCAACTGGAGTCGGACTGGCGGGACTTCGAGAACCGGTACGCACAGCGCTGA
- a CDS encoding alpha-L-arabinofuranosidase B, which produces MVPALHTLRRLRRGLISSLAAVALAFAGLVAFSGASQAAAQGPCDIYAAGGTPCVAAHSTTRALFVSYNGPLYQVRRASDGTSRNIGVRSAGGVADAAAQDSFCANTECTITRVYDQTGSSGNTLLYQGPGGTGGADTAATATTEPVTVGGQKAYALYINPGNSYFANGSGVPTGSSPEGAYMITSGSHVNNGCCFDYGNSETDHHADGNGAMDAINFSTSCWFGGCSGTGPWVQADLENGLFSGGSTTWNPGQVAETSHFVTAMLKNNGTTEMAIKGANAQLGSLTQLYSGSLPSGYNPMHKQGAIILGSGGDCCQTNKNASAGTFYEGAMVKGYPSDATDAAVQANIAAAGYASGTATPFTPGARLSLQATTACCTTDYLRHDMSDDKVAIGAVTTGSSSTDKADATWIVRSGLANSNCVSFEAANAPGRYLRHYAFELHLNPSDGTTQFAADATFCPQPGNSGTGYSLQSLNYPAKYIRHYASTAYIASNGGTNAWDSTSLWHEDTSWLAAAPWN; this is translated from the coding sequence ATGGTGCCTGCGCTGCACACTCTTCGCCGACTACGCCGGGGGCTGATCAGCTCCTTGGCCGCGGTGGCGCTCGCCTTCGCCGGCCTTGTCGCCTTCAGCGGCGCCTCGCAGGCCGCGGCGCAAGGGCCCTGCGACATCTACGCGGCGGGCGGCACGCCATGCGTCGCGGCGCACAGCACCACTCGCGCTCTGTTCGTCTCCTACAACGGCCCGCTCTACCAGGTACGGCGGGCGTCGGACGGCACCTCGCGGAACATCGGAGTGCGGTCCGCCGGAGGCGTCGCCGACGCGGCCGCGCAGGACTCGTTCTGCGCGAACACCGAGTGCACCATCACCCGCGTCTACGACCAGACCGGCAGCAGCGGCAACACCCTCCTCTACCAGGGACCCGGCGGGACCGGCGGCGCCGACACCGCGGCCACCGCGACCACCGAACCGGTGACCGTGGGCGGCCAGAAGGCTTACGCGCTCTACATCAACCCCGGCAACAGCTACTTCGCCAACGGCTCGGGCGTGCCCACCGGCAGCTCGCCAGAGGGCGCATACATGATCACCAGCGGCAGCCACGTCAACAACGGCTGCTGCTTCGACTACGGCAACAGCGAGACCGACCACCACGCCGACGGCAACGGCGCCATGGACGCGATCAACTTCAGCACCTCGTGCTGGTTCGGCGGCTGCAGCGGAACCGGACCGTGGGTGCAGGCGGACCTGGAGAACGGTCTGTTTTCCGGCGGCAGCACGACGTGGAACCCCGGCCAGGTCGCCGAGACCAGCCACTTCGTCACCGCGATGCTCAAGAACAACGGCACCACCGAGATGGCGATCAAGGGCGCCAACGCCCAGTTGGGGAGCCTGACCCAGCTCTACAGCGGCTCACTGCCCAGCGGATACAACCCGATGCACAAGCAGGGCGCCATCATCCTCGGCAGCGGCGGCGACTGCTGCCAGACCAACAAGAACGCGAGCGCGGGCACCTTCTACGAGGGCGCCATGGTCAAGGGCTACCCCTCCGACGCCACCGACGCCGCGGTCCAGGCCAACATCGCCGCGGCCGGCTACGCCAGCGGCACCGCCACCCCCTTCACCCCTGGCGCGAGGCTCTCGCTACAGGCCACCACCGCGTGCTGCACCACCGACTACCTGCGGCACGACATGAGCGACGACAAGGTCGCTATCGGGGCGGTGACCACGGGCAGTTCATCGACCGACAAGGCCGACGCCACGTGGATCGTCAGGAGCGGCCTCGCCAACAGCAACTGCGTCTCCTTCGAGGCGGCCAACGCGCCCGGCAGGTACCTCAGGCACTACGCGTTCGAGCTCCACCTCAACCCCAGTGACGGGACCACCCAGTTCGCCGCCGACGCCACGTTCTGCCCACAGCCAGGAAACAGCGGCACCGGTTACTCCCTGCAGTCCCTCAACTACCCGGCCAAGTACATCCGCCACTACGCCTCGACCGCCTACATCGCGAGCAACGGCGGCACCAACGCCTGGGACTCCACCTCGCTGTGGCACGAGGACACCAGCTGGCTCGCGGCTGCCCCATGGAACTGA
- a CDS encoding CorA family divalent cation transporter, with product MIVSVVSVPEGVVTRTELSEARERLASPDLVMVDIDQGEDPPPDGPEQPLSRLLGLTGQGWEWFGRRHEPVRAEYHEGAVGCVVPVVEGTGITHIHVLASDRHLITVHQGPVGLIESFFERLPQDRPTDGALMAFLFMHGVMEGFRRTAARTLLEVEDLEEEMFEVRQPHHVHRLARLRRRAAQLHRAFLPYAAVAQEFLTHRRMANHEISEEWRALNLKHERTVQLVTMEIESLRDETRRAADTYASLVADEQNLVINKLAIASVIFLPLSFITGFFGMNFTYLTNGLTSERSFLTLGVCMQVFALAVAIYFVLYRTHWRQLGGGPARAIDAEAEAEADGDADLPDRPERSTRRLGHIPRRRGGRPPR from the coding sequence ATGATCGTATCGGTGGTGTCGGTGCCGGAAGGCGTCGTCACTCGCACGGAGCTGTCCGAGGCCCGGGAGCGGCTGGCGAGCCCCGATCTCGTGATGGTGGACATCGACCAGGGCGAGGATCCCCCGCCCGATGGGCCCGAGCAGCCGCTGTCCCGCCTGCTCGGGCTGACCGGGCAGGGCTGGGAGTGGTTCGGCAGACGGCACGAGCCCGTACGCGCCGAATACCACGAGGGCGCGGTGGGGTGCGTCGTGCCGGTGGTCGAGGGCACGGGCATCACCCACATCCACGTCCTCGCCAGCGACCGGCACCTCATCACCGTCCACCAGGGGCCCGTGGGACTGATCGAGTCCTTCTTCGAGCGCCTGCCCCAGGACCGGCCCACCGACGGGGCGCTCATGGCGTTCCTCTTCATGCACGGTGTCATGGAGGGATTCCGCCGCACCGCCGCCCGGACGCTGCTGGAGGTGGAGGACCTCGAGGAGGAGATGTTCGAGGTGCGGCAGCCGCACCACGTGCACCGCCTGGCCCGGCTGCGACGGCGCGCGGCACAGCTGCACCGGGCGTTCCTGCCCTACGCCGCGGTCGCCCAGGAGTTCCTGACGCACCGCAGGATGGCGAACCACGAGATCTCCGAGGAGTGGCGAGCGCTCAACCTCAAGCACGAGCGCACCGTGCAGTTGGTGACGATGGAGATCGAGTCCCTGCGGGACGAAACCCGGCGGGCCGCGGACACCTACGCCTCGCTCGTCGCCGACGAGCAGAACCTCGTGATCAACAAACTCGCCATCGCCTCGGTGATCTTCCTGCCGCTGTCGTTCATCACCGGGTTCTTCGGCATGAACTTCACGTACCTGACCAACGGCCTGACGAGCGAGCGGTCCTTCTTGACGCTGGGCGTCTGCATGCAGGTGTTCGCCCTGGCCGTGGCGATCTACTTCGTGCTGTACCGCACGCACTGGCGCCAGCTCGGCGGCGGCCCCGCCCGCGCGATCGACGCCGAAGCCGAAGCCGAAGCCGACGGTGACGCCGACCTCCCGGACCGGCCGGAGCGCTCGACGCGGAGGCTGGGCCATATCCCCAGAAGACGAGGCGGCCGGCCCCCTCGCTGA